The following proteins come from a genomic window of Chiroxiphia lanceolata isolate bChiLan1 chromosome 16, bChiLan1.pri, whole genome shotgun sequence:
- the LOC116795034 gene encoding LOW QUALITY PROTEIN: uncharacterized protein LOC116795034 (The sequence of the model RefSeq protein was modified relative to this genomic sequence to represent the inferred CDS: substituted 1 base at 1 genomic stop codon), which produces MVWAASAPAAIALCLRVSTNLVKAAVAALVIGAVLSTAEQHPGWSRSLPRAASSHPRLKRSTDREGDTPSAXHNSSPTGCLSKPITTTTIATNPLLFLDYSPEEFNLCLSNDVLIENLEALLDMPFTVDYYKVMKEKVDQVYPSGIPEEQLRRLGLLACWYSEEEISQWSVTSNDTLAALLSSSGGCWDDSQVQQLLSRYLTLGGTLTGPLLQAFGGSRLCNLREEQMEQIPAQAIGTAGQLNISACSQAKKELLYRKAREAFADLADTPSVYYCRLRPYLGGAPAEDLKDLANSGVAIDMDMDTFLSLNPEELQKLSVMDVKNLLGENLPELKKAENEPLVMGWVERQFQRELDRVLGIGLQGGMEDPTGTTTPAAPTTASVTSTATSPVPTTLPTVPTCPCPTTPDIFTPTATVPTPPYSTTPDSVTSRATVPTSITLPAVSTPPHPTTPAGATSTGTGPVPTTLPTVPTPVATTTPLTTQSSTVPLQTPTPSAISPTPLNNSPPSTESPPATPTATSTAHPTLTTTSIAPPCSTHQSPTTNKATPSPVPLLPTTLAPVNPNTTSPSSAPVPAVTSRATTSTSVGTDPAGTTHSTSSPLVPVNTPAPVGTTHPAPATHSTVIPGTHSAARFPSPSSTTTSSEVTKPTPGAVPESPRPTSNGHINLQPKPDSGPRLSSCLIHVLAVTVGTLLLQGLL; this is translated from the exons atgGTGTGGGCAGCCTCAGCCCCGGCTGCCATCGCCCTCTGCCTCC GTGTCTCCACAAACCTGGTGAAAGCTGCAGTG GCTGCCCTGGTCATTGGAGCTGTCCTgtccactgcagagcagcaccctGG GTGGAGCAGGAGCCTCCCCCGAGCAGCTTCATCTCATCCCAGGCTGAAGCGGAGCACGGACCGTGA GGGGGACACACCATCTGCCTGACACAACTCCTCACCCACAGGCTGCCTCTCCAAgcccatcaccaccaccaccatcgCCACGAACCCCCTGTTATTCCTGGATTACAGCCCTGAGGAGTTCAACCTGTGCCTGAGCAATGATGTCTTAATTGAAAACCTGGAGGCTCTGCTGGACATGCCATTCACCGTGGACTACTACAAGGTCATGAAAGAAAAGGTGGACCAG GTTTACCCGTCAGGGATCCcggaggagcagctgaggcgCCTGGGACTGCTGGCCTGCTGGTACTCGGAGGAGGAGATCAGTCAGTGGTCAGTGACATCCAATGACACACTGgcagccctgctcagctcctcGGGAGGGTGCTGGGATGATTCCCAG gtgcagcagctgctcagcaggtACCTGACCCTGGGGGGCACCTTGACCGGGCCCCTGCTCCAGGCCTTTGGGGGCAGCCGCCTGTGCAACCTGCGGGAGGAGCAGATGGAGCAAATCCCCGCCCAAGCAATCGG GACTGCTGGGCAGTTAAACATTTCTGCCTGCTCCCAAGCCAAGAAGGAGCTGCTCTACAGGAAGGCTCGGGAGGCCTTTGCTGACCTGGCCGACACCCCCAGCGTGTATTACTGCCGGCTCCGGCCATACCTGG GTGGAGCTCCAGCAGAGGACCTGAAAGACTTGGCCAATTCTGGTGTGGCCATAGACATGGATATGGACACCTTCCTGTCCCTAAATCCTGAGGAACTGCAG AAACTCAGTGTCATGGACGTGAAAAATTTGCTCGGGGAAAACCTCCCTGAGCTGAAGAAAGCTGAGAACGAGCCCTTGGTGATGGGCTGGGTGGAGAGACAGTTCCAGAGGGAGCTGGACCGTGTCCTGGGAATCggcctgcagggagggatggaggacCCCACGGGGACAACCACCCCTGCTGCCCCCACCACAGCCAGTGTCACCTCCACTGccaccagccctgtgcccaccacCCTCCCAACTGTCCCCACCTGTCCTTGCCCCACCACCCCAGACATTTTCACCCCTACAGCCACTGTCCCCACCCCTCCTTACTCCACTACCCCAGACAGTGTCACCTCCAGAGCCACTGTCCCCACTTCCATCACCCTCCCTGCTGTCTCCAcccctcctcatcccaccaCTCCAGCCGGTGCCACCTCCACTGGCACTGGCCCTGTGCCCACCAccctccccactgtccccacccCTGTTGCCACTACCACCCCCCTGACCACCCAGTCAAGTACAGTCCCCCTCCAGACCCCCACCCCGAGTGCTATCAGCCCAACCCCCCTAAACAACAGTCCCCCCTCCACTGAGAGtccccctgccacccccacTGCCACCTCCACTGCCCATCCTACTCTGACCACCACCTCCATTGCCCCCCCATGTTCCACCCACCAGTCTCCCACCACAAATAAGGCCACCCCATCTCCTGTCCCACTCCTCCCCACCACCCTGGCCCCTGTCAACCCCAACaccacctctcccagctctgccccagtccctgctgtcacctccagggccaccaccagcaccagtgTTGGCACTGACCCGGCTGGTACCAcccacagcaccagctcccCTCTGGTGCCCGTGAACACCCCAGCACCCGTGGGGACCAcccaccctgctcctgccaccCACAGCACTGTCATCCCTGGCACCCACAGTGCTGCCA GAttccccagcccttcctccaccaccaccagcagtgAGGTCACCAAACCaacccctggagctgtgccGGAGTCACCACGACCAACATCCAATGGACACATCAACCTGCAGCCCAAGCCTG ATTCAGGACCCAGACTGTCCTCCTGCCTCATCCACGTGCTGGCTGTCACCGTGGGGaccttgctgctgcaggggctgctctga
- the LOC116795099 gene encoding mesothelin-like, producing MPPLLSGLGFLLLLGWQGTAGASAGTYLCSSSTVNESALCASVESASQEKFLEAARGQSSPCSLSFAQYACAQRTWLQDLQDDFLISLYSCLASKPATAVDPEYSVLFFSKYGAEKLLASLTTFSQRFSHVPLSLEWSLIFINGLWEKMLQVPDIESPPVLSQWVHGGLQPFLEEPKVFGCLHGKNVSCETFQLLVAALDGLYPELPEEEQRNLYSGIKYYLTQNESNQKCYSEAIPGLNSTAWFKNYLGSFMEDATAEDLQLFADEPTLQKFARDPVNMEMISNLTLLQETAQYYTFLLTSAPAFPLSSLPDRFLCSLSPSAVTNLSRDDALSLAQRIGKSCPWIPVRRGIPGERAPSSLPAQELQVTSSLLRKVEDFSPEILRALGQAAVGLSVSSIQNSTSEQDLEAALPALGKVRGWSAEQSSAIVDKLLRSGYQLWDGQSLAQLGSLVGGLNSSTVWSLSPEVLLEAIKVPEFAQQMEPLPPALKRTFVEKISSSVAHPADLVKYIPDALASYIPKSLLVFEEEKPSVQDLNSKPWTPEQAAMFFSDVVKAEPDFSRLSQSVLQGFTCAAAKDVEAGRFQELAKVMRSKNVRLGEDQLSCLLRMVTLHGIPEDLDSYPKDLLLFLSPSDYAATGSCSQYFNNVGEANLDVLPRESPQRKQLLLEALACLKIPGTQINEEDAEILGHLVCDLGGEYIRNSGEILLKDLSQCESFLPDQEEAIRDVISSGNTTFGPPAAWSAFTLRDLSGLIPVFDHNILQEIPKNSLTLWLKNFARDSPLSREELANVVGELLPTRHRRADAGCDMEITEEMLNTDLMPTYYIPAEKLRTCLRNMSLENQVFLENHLSQVLSYPFSVEQLQALKDYLDERYPDGYPESLLSELGPLTSLITPEEISTWKMSSADALAAFLKTQPPDLQASAVIKSYVELGNALNATALDAIGTRYVCLLNTTKLQAIEPSTLKLVSLNPSACSQQTKDLLYEKAKEAFYPQHVFPAYYELILPYLGGAPGEDLKALSQANVNMNMSTFVSLRRDALMSLTLREVQGLLGINLPDLAKWQYRSPVREWIQVQQQSQLDQLHIGLTGGTQEGYINLVTPKFPAPSSAPLGAMAMALHLLPALLLTFLMMSILS from the exons ATGCCTCCTTTACTCTCAGGGCTGggatttctccttctgcttG GGTGGCAGGGAACTGCTGGAGCTTCTGCTGGGACATACCTG TGCTCCAGCTCCACTGTCAACG AGTCTGCCCTGTGTGCCTCAGTGGAAAG tgccagccaggAGAAGTTTCTGGAAGCAGCCCGTGGCCAAAGCTCCCCGTGCAGCCTCTCGTTTGCTCAATACGCCTGTGCCCAG agaacTTGGCTCCAGGACCTCCAGGATGATTTCCTCATATCCTTATATTCTTGCCTTGCCTCCAAACCTGCCACTGCTGTGGATCCAGAATactctgttctgttcttttccaaATATGGTGCTGAGAAGCTTTTGGCCTCCCTGACCACGTTCAGCCAACGG TTTTCCCACGTGCCTCTGTCTCTGGAGTGGAGCCTGATCTTCATCAATGGGCTGTGGGAGAAGATGCTGCAAGTGCCAGACATTGAGAGCCCTCCTGTTCTGTCTCAGTGGGTCCATGGGGGACTTCAGCCCTTCCTGGAGGAGCCCAAGGTCTTTGGTTGCCTCCATGGCAAAAATGTGTCCTGTGAGACCTTTCAGCTGCT AGTGGCTGCCCTGGATGGACTATACCCTGAGCTTccagaggaagagcagaggaatCTCTACAGTGGGATCAAATATTATCTCACCCAGAATG AATCCAACCAGAAATGCTACAGTGAAGCCATTCCAGGTCTGAATTCCACTGCTTGGTTTAAAAACTACCTTGGATCCTTTATGGAGGATGCCACAGCTGAGGATCTGCAGCTTTTTGCTGATGAACCGACT CTTCAAAAATTTGCCAGGGATCCAGTCAATATGGAGATGATCAGCAACCTCACCTTGCTCCAGGAGACAGCTCAGTACTACACCTTCCTGCTGacctctgctcctgcttttccattGTCAAG CCTCCCCGACAGGTTTCTTTGCTCCCTGAGCCCCTCAGCAGTGACCAACCTGAGCAGGGACGACGCGCTGAGCTTGGCCCAGAGGATCGGGAagagctgcccctggatcccgGTACGCAGAGGAATTCCTGGAGAGAGAGCTCCCTCCTCCCTACcggcacaggagctgcag GTCACGTCCTCCCTGCTGAGGAAGGTTGAGGATTTCTCTCCCGAAATCCTGCGTGCCCTGGGCCAGGCTGCAGTTGGACTGTCTGTGTCCAGCATCCAGAACAGCACCAGTGAGCAGGACCTTGAAgcagctcttcctgccctgGGGAAAGTTCGTGGCTGGAGTGCTGAGCAGTCCAGTGCTATTGTGGACAAACTGCTCCGCTCTGGCTATCAG ctctgggatgggcagagcctggcacagctgggcagtTTGGTGGGAGGCCTCAACAGCAGCACGGTCTGGAGTCTGTCCCCAGAGGTGCTCCTGGAGGCCATCAAGGTGCCTGAGTTTGCCCAGCAAATGGAGCCTCTTCCCCCTGCTCTGAAAAGGACCTTTGTGGAAAAG atttcctCCAGTGTTGCCCACCCTGCTGACCTGGTGAAATACATCCCTGATGCTCTGGCCAGTTACATCCCCAAATCCTTGCTTGTTTTTGAGGAAGAGAAGCCCAGTGTGCAGGATCTCAACAGTAAGCCGTGGACCCCAGAGCAG GCTGCCATGTTTTTCAGTGATGTGGTAAAGGCAGAGCCTGACTTCAGCAG GCTCTCCCAGTCTGTGCTCCAAGGTTTCACCTGTGCAGCTGCCAAAGATGTGGAAGCAGGAAGATTTCAGGAGCTAGCCAAAGTCATGAGGAGCAAGAATGTCAGGCTGGGAGAAGACCAG TTGAGTTGCTTACTGAGGATGGTGACACTGCATGGGATTCCTGAGGATTTGGACAGTTATCCTAAAGACCTGTTGCTGTTTTTAAG TCCTTCAGACTATGCAGCCACTGGAAGCTGCAGCCAATACTTCAATAATGTCGGGGAAGCAAATCTTGATGTTCTGCCAAGAGAGTCCCCTCAGAGGAAACAGCTTCTCCTGGAGGCTCTGGCATGTCTG AAAATCCCTGGCACACAAATAAATGAGGAAGATGCCGAGATCCTGGGCCACCTGGTCTGTGACCTGGGGGGGGAATACATCAGGAATTCGGGGGAGATTTTACTGAAGGACCTAAGCCAGTGTGAATCTTTCCTGCCTGACCAAGAAGAGGCCATTAGGGATGTCATCAGCAGTGGGAACACCACATTCGG GCCTCCTGCAGCCTGGTCAGCCTTCACCCTGAGGGACCTCTCGGGGCTCATCCCTGTTTTTGATCACAACATCTTGCAGGAGATCCCCAAG AATTCTCTGACCCTCTGGCTGAAGAACTTTGCCCGGGATTCCCCCCTGTCCAGGGAGGAGCTGGCCAACGTCGTGGGGGAGCTCCTGCCCACCCGGCACAGGAGGGCCGATG CAGGTTGTGACATGGAGATAACGGAGGAGATGCTGAACACTGACCTGATGCCCACCTACTACATCCCTGCGGAGAAGCTCCGGACCTGCCTCAGGAACATGTCCCTGGAGAACCAGGTCTTCCTGGAGAACCATCTCTCCCAGGTCCTCAGCTACCCCTTCAGTGTGGAGCAACTGCAAGCGCTGAAGGACTACTTGGATGAG AGGTATCCTGATGGTTATCCCGAAAGCCTCCTCTCCGAGCTGGGTCCCCTCACCTCTCTCATCACCCCTGAGGAGATTTCCACATGGAAGATGAGCTCAGCTGATGCCCTGGCTGCCTTCCTGAAAACTCAGCCCCCAGATCTCCAG GCCTCAGCAGTGATCAAAAGCTATGTTGAGCTGGGCAATGCCCTGAATGCCACTGCCCTGGATGCCATCGGGACCAGATACGTGTGCCTGCTGAACACCACGAAGTTGCAGGCCATAGAGCCCAGCACCCTCAA acTGGTGTCTCTGAATCCTTCAGCCTGTTCACAACAGACCAAAGACCTCTTGTATGAGAAAGCCAAAGAAGCTTTCTATCCCCAGCACGTCTTTCCTGCTTACTATGAGCTGATTTTACCTTATCTGG GGGGGGCTCCTGGTGAAGATCTCAAGGCTCTGAGCCAGGCCAATGTGAACATGAACATGAGCACTTTTGTGAGTTTAAGAAGAGATGCTTTGATG AGCCTGACGCTCCGTGAGGTTCAGGGCTTGCTGGGGATCAACCTCCCAGACCTGGCCAAGTGGCAGTACAGGTCTCCTGTCCGGGAGTGGATCCAGGTACAGCAACAATCCCAGCTGGACCAGCTGCACATCGGGCTCACGGGGGGAACACAGGAAGGCTACATCAACCTCGTCACTCCCAAATTCCCAG CACCATCCTCAGCCCCTCTGGGTGCCATGGCCATGGCACTgcacctcctgcctgccctgctcctcactTTCCTCATGATGTCCATCCTGTCCTGA